A window from Bubalus kerabau isolate K-KA32 ecotype Philippines breed swamp buffalo chromosome 5, PCC_UOA_SB_1v2, whole genome shotgun sequence encodes these proteins:
- the LOC129653354 gene encoding heterogeneous nuclear ribonucleoprotein A1-like, producing the protein MSKSESPKEPEQLRKLFIGGLSFETTDESLRSHFEQWGTLTDCVVMRDPNTKRSRGFGFVTYATVEEVDAAMNARPHKVDGRVVEPKRAVSREDSQRPGAHLTVKKIFVGGIKEDTEEHHLRDYFEQYGKIEVIEIMTDRGSGKKRGFAFVTFDDHDSVDKIVIQKYHTVNGHNCEVRKALSKQEMASASSSQRGRSGSGNFGGGRGGGFGGNDNFGRGRNFSGRGGFGGSRGGGGYGGSGDGYNGFGNDGSNFGGGGSYNDFGNYNNQSSNFGPMKGGNFGGRNSGPYSGGGQYFAKPRNQGGYGGSSSSRSYGSGRFSLLPGNKAQQERRAREVTGKLQVTTDL; encoded by the coding sequence ATGTCTAAATCAGAGTCTCCCAAAGAGCCTGAACAGCTGCGGAAGCTCTTCATCGGAGGATTGAGCTTTGAAACAACCGATGAGAGTCTGAGGAGCCATTTTGAGCAATGGGGAACGCTCACAGACTGTGTGGTAATGAGGGATCCAAACACCAAGCGCTCCAGAGGCTTCGGGTTTGTCACATACGCCACGGTGGAGGAGGTGGATGCGGCCATGAATGCAAGGCCACACAAGGTGGACGGAAGAGTTGTGGAACCAAAGAGGGCCGTCTCAAGAGAAGATTCTCAAAGACCTGGCGCCCACTTAACTGTGAAAAAGATTTTTGTTGGTGGCATTAAAGAAGACACTGAAGAACATCACCTGAGAGATTATTTTGAACAGTACGGGAAAATTGAAGTAATTGAAATCATGACTGACCGAGGCAGTGGCAAAAAGAGAGGCTTTGCTTTTGTAACCTTTGATGACCATGACTCCGTAGACAAGATTGTCATTCAGAAATACCACACTGTGAATGGCCACAACTGTGAAGTGAGAAAAGCCCTGTCTAAGCAAGAGATGGccagtgcttcatccagccagagaGGTCGAAGTGGTTCTGGAAACTTTGGTGGCGGTCGTGGAGGTGGTTTTGGTGGGAATGACAACTTTGGTCGTGGAAGAAACTTCAGTGGTCGAGGTGGCTTTGGTGGCAGCCGTGGTGGTGGCGGATATGGTGGCAGTGGGGATGGATATAATGGATTTGGTAATGACGGAAGCAATTTTGGAGGTGGCGGAAGCTACAATGATTTTGGCAATTACAACAATCAATCTTCAAATTTTGGACCCATGAAAGGAGGAAACTTTGGAGGCAGAAATTCTGGCCCCTATAGTGGTGGAGGCCAATACTTTGCCAAACCACGAAACCAAGGTGGCTATGGTggctccagcagcagcaggagctacGGCAGTGGCAGGTTTTCATTACTGCCAGGAAACAAAGCTCAGCAGGAGAGGAGAGCCAGAGAAGTGACAGGGAAGCTACAGGTTACCACAGATTTGTGA